The following are encoded in a window of Capricornis sumatraensis isolate serow.1 chromosome 7, serow.2, whole genome shotgun sequence genomic DNA:
- the NKX3-2 gene encoding homeobox protein Nkx-3.2 → MAVRGANTLTPFSIQAILNKKEERGGLPATEGRSAPGGTAVAVASAPAVCCWRLFGETDAGALGGAEDSLLASPAGTRTAAGRTAESPGGWDSDSALSEENEGSRRCADPPGASGACRAGATLGLGQPVCELSAAKDLEEEAAGRSDSEMSASVSGDRSPRAEDDGVGPGGARVPTLCGGGGGGRPAGGMEEEEGPVAPKPRKKRSRAAFSHAQVFELERRFNHQRYLSGPERADLAASLKLTETQVKIWFQNRRYKTKRRQMAADLLASAPAAKKVAVKVLVRDDQRQYLPGEVLRPPSLLPLQPSYYYPYYCLPGWALSTCAAAAGTQ, encoded by the exons ATGGCTGTGCGCGGCGCCAACACCTTGACGCCCTTCTCCATCCAGGCGATCCTCAACAAGAAAGAGGAGCGCGGCGGGCTGCCCGCGACCGAGGGGCGCTCGGCACCCGGGGGCACAGCGGTGGCAGTGGCTTCGGCGCCCGCTGTCTGTTGCTGGCGGCTCTTTGGGGAGACAGACGCGGGCGCGCTGGGGGGCGCCGAGGACTCTCTGCTGGCGTCGCCTGCGGGGACCAGAACGGCTGCGGGGCGGACCGCGGAGAGCCCGGGCGGCTGGGACTCGGACTCGGCGCTGAGCGAGGAGAACGAGGGCAGCCGGCGCTGCGCAGACCCGCCGGGGGCCAGCGGCGCCTGCCGTGCAGGGGCGACCCTCGGCCTCGGCCAGCCGGTCTGCGAGCTGTCCGCCGCCAAGGACCTGGAGGAGGAAGCCGCAGGCCGGAGCGACAGTGAGATGTCGGCCAGCGTCTCAG GCGACCGCAGCCCGAGGGCCGAGGACGACGGGGTTGGCCCGGGAGGCGCACGCGTGCCCACGCtgtgcggcggcggcggcggcggcaggccGGCGGGCGgcatggaggaggaggaagggcccGTAGCGCCCAAGCCCCGCAAGAAGCGTTCGCGCGCCGCCTTCTCGCACGCGCAGGTCTTCGAGCTGGAGCGCCGCTTCAACCACCAGCGCTACCTGTCCGGTCCGGAGCGCGCAGACCTGGCCGCGTCGCTGAAGCTCACTGAGACGCAGGTGAAGATCTGGTTCCAGAACCGTCGCTACAAGACCAAGCGCCGGCAGATGGCTGCCGACCTGCTGGCCTCGGCGCCCGCCGCCAAGAAGGTGGCGGTGAAGGTGCTGGTCCGCGACGATCAGAGACAGTACCTGCCCGGAGAGGTGCTGCGGCCGCCCTCGCTGTTGCCCCTGCAGCCTTCCTACTATTATCCTTATTACTGCCTCCCCGGCTGGGCGCTCTCCACGTGCGCGGCCGCCGCGGGCACCCAGTGA